Below is a genomic region from Diabrotica undecimpunctata isolate CICGRU chromosome 7, icDiaUnde3, whole genome shotgun sequence.
aaatttctttatatttttatagttttgacACACCGCGAAAATCTTTTCCGAAATATCaacatattttaattaaaagtttggcatatttttattaaatctaataGTTTAACAGTTTTATTATGTGTTTAAAATAagcgtatattttttattttacaggtACGAAACCAGTGATGGATCACAAAGACAGGAAGAAGCGGAGATAAAAAACGCTGGTAATGAAAAAGAGTCGTTAGTAGTGCATGGTTCTTATACTTATGTAGGAACCGATGGAGTTACTTACAAAGTTACTTATGTAGCCGATGAAAATGGATACCGCGCTTCTGGAGAGCATCTTCCTAAATCCAACTAACATATTTAACGATTTTTTTAGAATAATCAAGGTACAATCTCTTATAGGCGATAGATTGGTCCAGGCGATATCCTGGACTATAATCATCGTATTTATTAACAATGAAAACTTACTGGTGTTATATTTTTACCTTAATGTATGTTAAAGGAAACATATATGAGGCTTTAAGATTTTTCGTTGCTCTAAACCGAATAGACTACTACTCCTCTTTTGTTTATCTAGccttatttctattttttttgtaattgagtTGACTTTTTCCTGGTTTTATTTGTTCTTTGCTGTATTTTTGATAAGTTTAGATATATACGGAGTTTACCAAAGTAATATATGGGAGATCCAGCTTGACTTGTTTACCTTCCACTATACGCTACGTTACAAAATTgtgttttatataataaaattctTTATTATATGAAACAGAAATAGGTGTCCTTGTGTTGACCTCTGATCTTCTGATTCAGTATGTTAAGTGCAAAAAGAGCTTCTCTTAATCCAAAAGCATAGCGTAAATCACACTGTCGAGGTCTTCTTGATATTTCTTTTTTCGAATTATGTCTATGTATAGATATTTCGGGGGAAAATTAACAGTATGCTCAGATTATGCAGTGTCTAACTCTCAGTTTTTTTAGCATTTATTCAATGTGTTGTTCCATTGAATTAATGGAAGTAGGTAAAACCACTAACATTTTGAATGTCAGCTTCGCTTTTTATAATTGCTTTCTTTTAAAAGCtaataagtgcttttaatttTGTGTTTGAGTTAGTTATATTTATTACAGTTAGttcgcaaataaaaaaaaactttatttatttaatttattttaattaaaactgaatgtattgtttttttttgttaacgagatgtaattaaattttacatatgtttgatataaaaaaatattttcctataattttttaataaaatgtttagaaCGACTTTGTCTTTTTCTTACTATATATAAATAACattgtcaaaataactgtcaaacttaATGTGAATTTTGAGATTCTCcccgaaaaatattaatttttggcagTTTTCTGAAGATAATTATTGTAATTGTGCTaactaattattaatttttttttgtacttacttacattaaaatctggtcagtaagaccaattattaatcttctcgaaaTTTGGTATATTTGACAAGTTACACCCCATGTAAACCACACTGGTATATAGCATGGCTTTACCACAGACCATGTGTACCAATTCGTCCTCAGTATATTATCGTGTTTAAGAGACTGTGGTCATGTGAGGGACGCAGTTTCTGTGTTGTTATATGATAAATTAGAACGGTCTGATCTATAGAAAACGGAAATTTGTCTTGGTCTGGTAAAACCTGCCTCTAGTTTTTGTAGGTTAGGATTTTTGTTGACATTTGTATTTCACTGTGGTATTATCGTGTGCGACAATTGTATTCATTTCCTGCAGTAGAAAAGTATTAATATCTTCATATAATGAAcaaaaaaggattatcagaaGATAGAACTTCGTCGAATACTAGAAGAATCTGATTTCAGTGATTGTAATATATCAGATTATGACTCTGACGACGATCCTGCTTATCAAGGGAATGATAGTGATCAACGTTATTCGAGTAGTGATGAAGAAACTGGGCCCAGTAATTCTATTGATAAAGTGGTAATAGGTAACTGATTTCGCTCACAGTATAAATTGGTGTTTTGATTGTTTTCGTACTTTTTAGAAAGGGGTGACGATATTAGTAGACCAAGAAAGAAACAAAAGATGTATAACGAAGTAGGTCCTTCTAATGCAGTCGATGATTTAGTAATTGGTAAGATGTCTTtgcaattttatattttgtattgatTTGTTCATTATTTAGAACCCAGACAAACTGAAGGAATCGTCAACATAGACGATGTTAATTTAAGAGCAGATAAAATAATGTGGAAAGAAATAGATGACCCGGAAGAActacataaatttgaatttattgaTAGTCCAGGATTTAACATTGACGAAGATCAAATACGTAGTCATGAACTGATTGATTTTTACTTAGTatttgttgatcatgaaattcaAGATTTGTTAATAACAGAAACAAATAGGTATGCTCAACAGAAACTAGTTGAGGGGATTGTAAATGAGACCATCAAAAATTATTCGCTTTTGTGCAGATGGCAAGACACAGATAGAGATGAACTACTTCGTTTTTTAGCAGTTATAATGTGGATGGGATTTGACAAGAAACCAGAGTTTAGAGGCTATTGGAGCAATAATCCACTTTATAAAAATGCGATTTCTCAAAATTCCGGTTTTAGCAGGAACCGATTCGAGGTCCTTTTACAGTGTTTTCACATTTCCGATAATGaaaatattccactaaatatcAGACTATACAAAATCTCACCTTTTATAACAATGTTGAATAGTAAATTTCAGAAAATTTGTACGCCTTACAACTCTCTTTGTATTGATGAGACAATGGTGCCTTTTCGTGGAAGGTTAAGTTTTCTTCAATATATACCTGGAAAAAGGCATAAATATGGGATCAAGCTGTTTAAACTTTGTGTATCTGAAGGTTATACATATGCGGTGAAGCTTTACGGGGGAAAAGAAATACCATCAGAGAAATCCTTAGCTTCTAAGGGTAGTTATGGAACTCATGCAACCTCTTTTAGGTACCGGAAGAACATTATTCACGGATAATTTCTATACAAGCGTTGAACTAGCACACGAGTTAAACAGACAAAGCACACATTTCACAGCACACAATCCAAAAGCTGTCGTAAATGTCAAGCTCAAACGAGGAGAAATTAAATCTTTACAGAGCAACACAAAAGTTATCGTCAGCAAGTGGAAAGATAAGAGAGACGTTCTCTTGCTAACTACTAATAATCCTCCTTCAATGAATGAAGTAGAGACTAAACGGGGACCTGTTACTAAGCCATCGACTGTTGTCGAATACAATGCAGCAAAATCCTTTATTGATGTTTCGGACCAAAAAGCAGCATACAGTTCTCCCATTCGTAGAAGTATCAAGGGGTACCGGAAAGTCGCTATCGAACTTTTGACTAATACGGCAGTTGTCAATGCGTATGTGCTTTACAAATATGTTACGGgtaaaacaatatctattacttctttccgaaaaaaaaatagttttgtcATTGCTACACACTAGGGGTGTTCCCGAACCACAACAAGAACAATCCGTCCGACACTGCATTATCGAAAAAGAGAATAGAGGAAGATGCACActttgttataaatatttttcagaacGTGATGGAAGGCAATCCGCAATGCAATATGCTAAAAAAGTACATACATATTGTCCAGGTTGCCCCTCAACTACTTTTATGTGCATTAAGTGTTTTTTTGATACCCATGCAAGTACTGTTAAGAagttaatgtaataaaatatcataatatgtatatttgttgcaatatattttgttcaTGCATTACAAACTGTGTGGGACAACCTGGTGCTCATGGTCTGGAGTAAAACCaagaacaaaaaattttattcccAGACCGTGTGTACCAAAAATGACCATACTGTTTTTTCCTTGTTTTAATTGTCAGAACGTCAAATTATCATGCACACACAAAAACTAATATAACTTTGATGtcagaagtaaaaaaaaaatccTTTGGTCCGAGACGAAAGGTGCGCGTTTATAATTTGGGGCTTAACGTGTTAAATTGATTATTGGTaaatagataaatttttatttatccagTCAATATGAAATAAAAGTGAGCTCTAAGTGAAGAGAAAATGTTTCCAACAGGGAACGGGCCACGGTCAAATGATTTTCAGTACCCAACAGTGCAGTTTTCAACTGTAATGCAGAACGAGCCTATGAATATGATTCGATGTCAGATGAAGAACATGAAGTctctcaaaataataaacaccCATGGCAAACAAtaagattaaaaagaaaaaggcttaaaCGTCAAAATTCAAGAGAAGAAGAAGCTTTAATTACACTCTCAAATAGGTTTTAGCTACTTCCACAGGAAAACTCCGTAAATTATACGAATAAAAATCTACCAATCTCAAAACCGcctccaatttttatatatggcatGAATGACTATAGCAAAATAGTAGATAATTTATCTCAAGCAGTAGAAGTAGAAACTTACTTTACTAAAGCcttaacaaacaacacaataaaaattttaccaaagaCACCTGAATCATACAGAAAACTAATACATCACATACGAGAGGAAAATATCGTCACCATACATACCAACCTAAAGAAGACAGAACATACACAGCAGTTATTCTAGATCTACATCACTATTTTCCGTTAGATAAAATAAAAGCGGAAATCCAGAAAAAGGTCATAAGGTAAGGAACGTTACAAATGTCAGACACAGATTGAGCTGTGAACCATTACCATTTTTTTGTGGACATCGAGCCTCAaacaaacaacaaagaaatatttgaacCCAAGTATATACAACATTGTAAAATAAGGGTTGAACCAccgaaaattgaaaaaaatataccacaatgtaCACGATGTCAAGAATATGGTCAGACTAAAACCTACTGTGTCAAACCATATAATTGCGTAAAATGCGCTGGATCACACAACACAAAGGACtgcaagaaaccaaaaaacacgccAGTAACTTGCACTAACTGCAATGGAAACCATCCTTCTAATTACAGAGGATTTTCTGTTTATCGTGAACTACTACGTCAGATACCAtgacaaatcaaaacaaatcacCACTGAAAATCCTGTCAACAATGCCAATGTAAATATACCTACCCAACATCATGCTCAAATTGCAACAGAATCAGTTATAGAGATGCTACCATTGGAAacataaatgcaaataacaacaatgaattagcagataatatatcaaatttcctaaacaaatttaaaaatatgttctcTCGACTCTTAAACCAAAATAGCATGATTTTTACCATGTTAACTATAGtcattaacaaaataacaaaatagcttTCAAGTCACTATGAATTGCGTCGTGGAATGCTAATGGCATTTCAAACCATATATTAGAGATAtcactgtttttaaaaatgtataatatagacATTCCATTAATATTTGAAAGCCATGCCACACAAAGAACGGTTAGTAAGATACCTTACTATACTGTGTATTATGCAAACCATTCAGACGGAGGAGCAGATGCAGGGTCTGCTGTtattaataaatcaaaaattaaacactaCGCAGTCCAACctaatattacaacaaaaattCAAGCAGCAAttattaaaatcgaaacaaacacctTCCTTAGTGTATCATCAGTCTACAACCCACATAGACATCCAATTTCAAGCGAAGAGTATCATGATTTCATACAAACTCTTGGATCCAAATTCATAGTAGCAGGCGACTGGAATGCCAAACACACCACATCGGGTTTCAGATTAATCACGCCTAAAGGTCGAGCAATAATGAATATCATCAATACCACCAACCAAACTCACAACTAGAGAAACAAACTGGGATGTTTTCCTAAATTCTGTGTATACAAAAATTAGactagatattaggataaaagaaAACGAAGATGTAGAGGAAGCAGTACACTATTTAACAACAGTTTTACAAACAACAGTATGGGAAGCAACACCACAGCGCCAAAGAAGTGTGCAAGAAAACCATAATATCCCCCTTCATATAAGAGAACTGGTAGCAGAAAAAAAGAAGAGCTCGACACATATGGCAATATGATAAGTCATAGACTAAATAGAGCATTATATGAAGAAAAAAACGACTCTTTCCAGTTTTATATTTAGAACCTCTTACATAAAAAGCACTCTTTATGGAATGCtacaaaaaagtttaaacgaccgacaataacaaattcacctttaagaaaaacaaatatgACCTGGGTCCGCACAAACGCagaaaaaacaacagtattcgcagagcatcttgcaactgtattctcagcaccagatactaatgacgatgaagatgatgattagacttcggcaaatatgcatattgcatattttgcatattgtgcatattttatgcaaatatttcatattttggcatatttgtataaaagtttgcataaagtgcataaaagttcagatttttatactgtatttgaaaatttttaaacataccaatttatttcaattcttgtataaaattttgtagtcattttaatcaagaaatgatctaagtacgtaatctctacaggtacaaaacatttacaatttcaaagaagatcaatttaagtagccctcaacattcttagaaagtctcggtcactgaggcattcagttattggataatcgctaagggttcgctcatttgcattttatgatctaatccccaaatctatctacaatttattgtatcttaacagtaggtaaacggctaatagttttgttcctaatttagggattttccaaaatctcccaatttattgaattaggtacctaaacatttctaatttgatgctcagatttgtaaatcatttttgttttgatattcaaagcgtaaacactcgttgtgcgtaacaaaaaggaatattgtgattttataatgcctaaaacaaccagtgcttcaacttggattaaaccttataaagagctgtctatggatatgggaaaaatctactgttcagtctgtggcaaaattgtaagtatctaatattttctattaaatatctaatatttcatacatacagggtgtttccaaatgacacttacaacgtttgactgtagatacttctcgaaaaattgaacaaaacgatatagttaatgaggggtcaaacttatttacttttcgagatacagggtgttaaaattaaaaaaaattaaattcttttagttaataacaacaataactttaaaaccaataaacgtatttacttgaaatttagtactcgtaggttgtttttaaatgaaaaatagcttcctttagtgagaaaaaattgtccatggtacaatacaatggtgtgtatttagaaaaatttttcacctttacttttttttatgaagtcagctattctaaaacacaattatttttattgtaattgaattaacaaagaaaaaacttttgttgaattttaaaataagttatatgatgtactaatggttagtaacaaaaactaatttgtggattaatactgcatttaaaacacttagcgagtgttttttttccaaaccagttatttgattaaccaaaaacaccttgtatatttttatattttaaaggttgggttaaaataaaggtttttatttttatttatagatagcatgtgagaagaaatttcagatagaccaacatgtgagaactgcttcacacattgcaaaaaaaggaaaaataggaggaaaacatcaaacttcaatggctaaatgtttccaatctacttcaaaaaaattagatgagcaagaaacttttaatgaagacttatgtcgcgcattagtgtctgcaaacataccgctttcaaaattagaaaatgtaaattttagttcatttctaaaaaaatattgcaaacttaatgttccaagtgatcggtctctaagaagaaataatgtgaacgggctatactcgtcggtgttaattaatattaaggaagaaattgcagataattatttttacatatttgtagacgaaaccactgattcctcaggaaagtatattgctcatttattgattggtgttatTAAAGAAGATACcctaccaaaatctcatcttatttcatgccagcaacttgagaaaacaaatgctttaacaatttcgcgttttatacaagaaacattagcaactttttttcttccgacaactattccttctaataaattactgcttattttatcggatgctgctccttatatggtgaaagcaggacaaaatttaaaaatatttttcccagatttaatacatgttacttgtgtagcgcatggattaaacagagttgcagaggaaatacgaaaaaagtttcctcttgtaaataccatgatatccagtgtcaaaaaagtatttcttaaatctcctataagaattcaactttataaagaaatgctacctaacattcctcttccaccacaacctattttaacgcgatggggaacatggttagaagcagctaatttttatgcagatcattttgttaaaataaagaacataattgatacgttaacagatgaaagttcccaatctcttttggattctaaacaaacttttcagagtaacttgcttcaacaagaactttcatttataaaatcaaattttagttttgttcaaaaaacaattactcagttagaatcaccaaaactgtcattgttcgaaagtacagcattaataaaagaatttgcgtcatgttgtcggaacgttagaggtaatattggaaaagatattttaaaaaaatttgaagctactatggaaaaaaataaaggttaccatattctttctgaagtagtcagtgttctagctggaaatatttcggaaacaattaatttagaacgaaatgttttggttagtttgaaaaatgctcccgttacatcagttgatgttgaacgaagtttttccatatataaatatatgtactcagacagaagccacaagtttttgttagaaaattttgaacaccacttggtcatttattgttaccataactctaaataagtttattcatacttaaaaatgatgtagttacttaaaataaatgtaaatcttaatgaatagtaggaaatatttagttatgtacacttttttttttaaataaaattgttactattttacgatttttttatttatttgtatgcatattttgtaaaatatttgcatattttcgggtaaacacgtgcatatttatgcgcatattttctacatttttatttgcatatttgccgaagtctaatgatgATATAAGAATGTACCTCGAAACTTCATGTCAACTCTCTCTTCCTCTGACAACATTTACTCCAACAGAGGTTCGGCAACAAATAAAAATCCTAAATTATACGAAAACTCCTCGGTATGATTTGATAACAGGGGAATTACTTTAGAAGCTACCGAGAAAAGCAGTGGtactgtaaccgtttcaaaagatttaaaagaaactcattatatatttcgattattttttttaaataaaacttctaaccccatctatctgtcaagtacctacttgtagccgactcaaggattcttctgtaattcccaaatatctccggtagatgagcctattcaccaacttgtcactcacgcccaatttccagagagCGCAAGAATAGCGTTTCGCttttttctgttaagaccgtccaaccgttaagacgtgtttccaaagtgggtctcaattcagagacccttattggagatgctgatattatatttctaatactcgtcgcaagatagtattgctatggagttattccagatcatggtcCAGTAGCGGTgtctttttatggaatacctaacccctcttatctaggatggtggtgatttgatatagtacgtagctgaatcaatggtttatttggtgactgattaaataagaagagaaacagagcagattaaggttgtaccaatttttattatacctactttcaagacaacagaaatgattatgaactcaaaaaaaaatgaaaatatagtgaagtgttctaatttaatttaaaggtttattttcttcattgttcctagttgataaataactatattattttcaatgtaaacaaatttcgaaatttggggttaatatatatatacattcattttctctataaccaattcttaatttaatacgatacaaagattttttgtttatgataatgttaacataaaataatattttggaatccctttgggatgacgtaacttttaatgttttctttttgttcattactaagaaataataaagaatagttttcttgtaaactttcaataaatcttaattttttttgctcttccccttc
It encodes:
- the LOC140446745 gene encoding endocuticle structural glycoprotein ABD-5-like gives rise to the protein MQAMTFWILCVVIVAVSCQYPQRPDPKYGKFPNYRESKIVKHESNIGLPNYNFSYETSDGSQRQEEAEIKNAGNEKESLVVHGSYTYVGTDGVTYKVTYVADENGYRASGEHLPKSN